A stretch of the Arachis stenosperma cultivar V10309 chromosome 6, arast.V10309.gnm1.PFL2, whole genome shotgun sequence genome encodes the following:
- the LOC130932906 gene encoding uncharacterized protein LOC130932906 produces the protein MDHKSLLQELLKEEQEPFLLNKYISDRRTHMKTTTTTLVYSKQRSTTFPLNLCKNACFSTSTTTTTKSPLLELPSPNNNKKPIFLHIPSRTAALLLEAALRIHKHKKTNHGFGLLGSFFRRLKQNRRKHKLKVSSLKDRENVINRSYELGFRCSYYVWSESNDDESLDMETSSSTSTNFDDHHHHHIIHNGGFCESPFRFVLQKSPYSSSGLNTPELPSPPPSSPQTPHTTQDKESNGGESVHKFQSGELEEDKEQCSPVSVLDPPFEDDDEAHGNDDEDENEEHGFDLECSYAIMQRTKQNLLYKLRRFEKLAGLDPVELEKIMLDQEEEEDETVMEDDGYVYEASEALSCKENCLIEQVFEALFESSRLQFPEGLKRLVSDVIAEEEREIERLEDYNNRDMVVRKVCKRMELWKQVESNTIDMMIEEDFTREENGWKKKNVDQIRDMAGELELAIFGFLVEEFSEELEC, from the exons ATGGATCACAAGTCCTTGTTACAGGAGCTTCTGAAAGAAGAGCAAGAGCCTTTCCTACTAAACAAGTACATTTCCGATAGGAGAACCCACATGAAGACCACCACTACTACTCTCGTCTACAGCAAACAACGCAGCACAACTTTCCCACTCAATCTCTGCAAGAACGCATGCTTCTCCACCTccactaccaccaccaccaaatCCCCTCTCTTGGAACTCCCATCGCCCAATAATAACAAGAAGCCCATATTCCTTCACATTCCTTCTCGAACCGCCGCGCTTCTTCTCGAAGCCGCTCTCAGGATCCACAAACACAAAAAGACCAATCACGGCTTCGGCCTATTGGGCTCCTTCTTCAGGAGACTAAAGCAGAACCGCCGCAAGCACAAGCTCAAGGTGAGCTCCCTCAAAGATCGAGAAAATGTGATTAATAGATCCTACGAGTTGGGGTTTCGATGTTCATACTATGTTTGGTCAGAGAGCAACGATGATGAGTCTCTCGACATGGAAACCTCAAGTAGCACTAGTACCAACTTTGAtgaccaccaccaccaccatatTATTCACAATGGAGGATTCTGTGAAAGCCCATTCCGTTTTGTTCTTCAAAAGAGCCCCTACTCCTCCTCCGGCCTCAACACGCCGGAGCTACCTTCACCTCCGCCCTCATCACCACAAACTCCCCACACTACGCAG GACAAAGAAAGTAACGGCGGTGAGAGTGTGCATAAATTCCAATCGGGGGAACTAGAAGAAGATAAGGAACAGTGTAGTCCCGTGTCTGTTCTAGACCCACCCTTCGAGGACGATGACGAAGCGCATGGAAACGACGACGAGGACGAAAATGAGGAGCATGGTTTCGATTTGGAGTGCAGCTATGCCATAATGCAGA GAACTAAGCAGAATCTATTGTACAAGCTTCGTAGATTCGAGAAACTCGCGGGGCTAGATCCGGTAGAACTCGAGAAAATAATGCTGGAtcaagaagaggaggaggatgaaacGGTCAtggaagatgatggatatgtaTACGAGGCCAGTGAAGCATTATCGTGTAAAGAAAATTGCTTGATAGAACAAGTATTTGAAGCTCTCTTTGAGTCATCAAGACTTCAATTCCCAGAAGGCCTTAAGAGACTTGTATCTGATGTCATTGCAGAGGAAGAGAGGGAAATTGAGCGCTTAGAAGATTATAATAATAGGGACATGGTGGTGAGAAAGGTGTGCAAGAGAATGGAGCTTTGGAAACAAGTGGAGTCAAACACAATTGACATGATGATAGAAGAAGATTTTACAAGAGAGGAAAATGGttggaagaagaaaaatgtgGATCAGATAAGGGACATGGCTGGGGAGCTTGAACTTGCTATCTTTGGATTTCTAGTTGAAGAATTCTCAGAGGAGCTAGAATGTTAA